The Chryseobacterium aureum genome contains a region encoding:
- the tgt gene encoding tRNA guanosine(34) transglycosylase Tgt codes for MKFFNIEKTSEGKARAGEITTDHGKIQTPIFMPVGTVASVKTVHQRELKEDIKAQIILGNTYHLYLRPGMETMQDAGGLHQFMNWDLPILTDSGGFQVFSLAGNRKMTEEGARFKSHIDGSYHMFSPERSMEIQRQIGADIFMAFDECTPYPCDYNQAKSSMELTHRWLKRCIDWTNDNPELYGHKQRLFPIVQGSTYSDLRKISAEVISEAGAEGNAIGGLSVGEPEEEMYRITDEVTDILPKEKPRYLMGVGTPWNILESIGLGIDMMDCVMPTRNARNAMLFTWQGVMNLKNEKWKRDFSPLDEFGTSFVDREYSKAYLRHLFVSKEYLAKQIASIHNLAFYLDLVKVAREHIMAGDFYEWKNVVVPVLRQRL; via the coding sequence ATGAAATTTTTTAATATAGAAAAAACCTCTGAAGGAAAAGCAAGAGCAGGGGAAATTACCACAGATCACGGGAAGATTCAAACTCCTATTTTTATGCCTGTGGGAACTGTAGCAAGTGTGAAAACAGTTCATCAGAGAGAATTAAAAGAAGACATTAAAGCTCAGATTATTCTGGGAAATACATACCATCTGTACCTTCGCCCGGGTATGGAAACCATGCAGGATGCAGGAGGTTTACACCAATTCATGAACTGGGACCTTCCCATTCTTACCGATTCCGGAGGATTTCAGGTATTTTCACTGGCGGGTAACAGAAAAATGACGGAAGAAGGTGCGAGATTCAAATCTCACATCGATGGAAGCTATCACATGTTCTCCCCGGAGAGATCAATGGAAATTCAAAGACAGATCGGGGCCGATATTTTCATGGCCTTTGATGAATGTACACCTTACCCTTGTGACTATAACCAGGCAAAATCATCGATGGAGCTTACTCACCGCTGGCTGAAAAGATGTATTGACTGGACTAACGATAATCCTGAATTATACGGACATAAGCAAAGACTTTTCCCGATTGTTCAGGGATCTACCTATTCCGACCTTAGAAAAATCTCTGCAGAAGTCATTTCTGAAGCAGGAGCAGAAGGAAATGCCATTGGAGGACTTTCTGTAGGAGAGCCGGAAGAAGAAATGTACAGAATCACGGATGAAGTGACAGACATTCTTCCCAAAGAAAAACCAAGATATCTGATGGGCGTGGGAACTCCATGGAATATCCTTGAATCTATCGGATTGGGAATTGATATGATGGACTGTGTAATGCCGACAAGAAATGCAAGAAATGCAATGCTTTTCACATGGCAGGGGGTGATGAACCTTAAAAATGAAAAATGGAAGCGCGATTTCTCGCCTTTGGATGAATTCGGAACCAGCTTTGTAGACCGTGAATATTCAAAAGCGTATCTTCGCCACTTGTTTGTGTCTAAAGAATACCTGGCCAAACAGATTGCTTCAATCCATAATCTGGCATTCTACCTGGATTTGGTAAAAGTAGCCAGAGAACATATTATGGCAGGAGATTTCTACGAATGGAAAAACGTTGTAGTACCGGTTCTTAGACAAAGATTATAA
- a CDS encoding DUF4296 domain-containing protein, with protein MKKLIFIFVLLGLFSCGDYIDKPKNLIDKDVMAEIIADLAINDQAIFVYPDKNMEAGTRAVLKTHKVKSEDFVESFKYYVIKEEMDGIAGDAQEILVKKDPKAEKYIKDKLKQNGTVIPLVR; from the coding sequence ATGAAAAAGTTAATCTTTATTTTCGTTTTGTTAGGCTTGTTTTCGTGCGGCGATTATATAGATAAGCCTAAAAATCTGATCGATAAGGATGTAATGGCGGAAATCATTGCAGACCTTGCTATCAACGATCAGGCCATTTTTGTATATCCCGACAAAAATATGGAAGCAGGTACAAGAGCCGTCCTGAAGACCCATAAAGTAAAATCTGAAGACTTTGTTGAAAGTTTTAAATATTACGTCATCAAAGAAGAAATGGACGGGATTGCCGGTGATGCCCAGGAAATACTGGTGAAAAAAGATCCCAAAGCAGAAAAATATATCAAGGATAAGCTGAAACAAAACGGAACTGTAATCCCTTTGGTAAGGTAA
- a CDS encoding biotin--[acetyl-CoA-carboxylase] ligase, translating into MSQLFYLKECSSTNDEISKFLLYGDSNFIGLHTFNQTKGRGQYGNVWTQTAGKNLAYTLAVNTQNILCSDFMFNYYTAMVIRDFLAKLSDSEVKIKWPNDIILKGKKIVGILIEKKKINENNYFIIGAGINILQEKFEEISNAGSLLTQTGNHFDLEELALNLHEYLSEKLKNIPSDQEILDGFNENLFRKDQVSVFEIGKERQNGIIRNADEKGELWIELEDGIRSFYHKEVKLLY; encoded by the coding sequence ATGAGCCAACTCTTCTACCTGAAAGAATGTTCTTCTACTAATGACGAAATATCAAAGTTTTTACTTTACGGAGATTCAAATTTTATAGGACTTCATACTTTTAATCAAACAAAAGGACGGGGTCAGTATGGAAATGTCTGGACCCAGACTGCCGGAAAAAACCTGGCTTATACGCTGGCAGTGAATACTCAGAACATCCTGTGCTCCGACTTTATGTTCAATTATTATACCGCAATGGTGATCCGTGATTTCCTTGCCAAATTGTCTGATTCTGAGGTAAAAATCAAGTGGCCCAATGATATCATCCTTAAAGGTAAAAAAATCGTGGGAATTTTAATAGAAAAGAAAAAGATAAATGAGAATAATTACTTCATCATCGGAGCCGGCATTAATATTCTTCAGGAAAAATTTGAGGAAATATCCAACGCCGGATCCCTTCTGACGCAGACAGGCAATCATTTTGACCTGGAAGAGCTTGCTTTGAACCTTCATGAATATTTGTCTGAAAAACTCAAAAACATCCCTTCAGACCAGGAAATTCTGGACGGATTTAATGAAAATCTTTTCAGAAAAGATCAGGTGTCTGTATTTGAAATTGGAAAAGAGCGACAAAATGGCATTATCCGGAATGCTGATGAAAAGGGTGAACTGTGGATCGAACTGGAAGACGGCATTCGTTCTTTTTATCACAAAGAAGTAAAATTACTTTACTGA
- a CDS encoding LptF/LptG family permease, with the protein MLKIVDRYIIKKYLGTFSFMLVLLSIVVLVIDVQQKIPRIENAKAIDPKLDLTYFLIHFYPFWIINLVVTFLSILVFISVIYFTSRMANNTEIVAIISSGASFHRFSKPYLFTSIFIGLIALVVYHMVLPWANIKKNELEAYTYNAANKEKILGTAPASSQLSKTEYIFVDSWNKREKRGSSFVYQKYDKDRKMTYELKASEVYWDKTKKQFVLNNYLEKTINKDNTEKLGNGIELRKNYGHSPEELFPNELLGQNKTTPELLKFIEREKARGNSNLNSYLNELHQRTSMPVSIIILTFLALSLSSQKKRGGLGVNLAIGISLAFIFVFSFEALKVVSENKSLSPAVAMWLPNMVFLPLTLYLYIKRANQ; encoded by the coding sequence ATGCTTAAAATTGTAGACAGATATATCATTAAAAAATACCTTGGAACTTTCAGTTTCATGCTGGTATTATTGTCTATAGTCGTATTGGTAATTGATGTTCAGCAGAAGATTCCAAGGATAGAAAATGCCAAGGCCATAGATCCGAAACTGGATCTTACCTATTTCCTTATCCATTTTTATCCCTTCTGGATTATCAACCTTGTGGTAACTTTCCTTTCCATTCTGGTATTTATTTCAGTGATTTATTTTACCTCCAGAATGGCCAATAATACGGAAATTGTTGCCATTATCAGTAGTGGGGCCAGTTTTCACCGATTTTCCAAACCTTATCTGTTCACCTCTATTTTTATTGGGCTGATCGCTCTTGTGGTGTATCACATGGTTCTTCCATGGGCCAATATCAAGAAAAATGAACTGGAAGCGTATACCTATAATGCGGCCAATAAAGAAAAGATTTTAGGAACTGCTCCAGCCTCTTCGCAGCTGAGCAAAACAGAATACATCTTCGTTGATTCCTGGAACAAAAGAGAAAAAAGAGGATCTAGCTTTGTCTATCAGAAATATGATAAGGACAGAAAAATGACCTATGAGCTGAAAGCAAGCGAAGTGTACTGGGATAAAACCAAAAAACAGTTTGTTTTAAATAATTACCTGGAAAAAACAATCAATAAAGACAATACCGAAAAACTCGGAAACGGTATAGAATTAAGGAAAAATTACGGGCACTCCCCGGAAGAACTTTTCCCCAACGAACTTTTAGGACAAAATAAAACCACACCGGAACTTCTTAAATTTATAGAAAGAGAAAAAGCAAGAGGAAACAGTAACCTGAACTCTTACCTGAATGAGCTTCACCAAAGAACCTCAATGCCTGTTTCCATTATTATTCTGACATTTCTGGCGCTTTCCCTGTCATCACAAAAGAAAAGAGGAGGATTGGGAGTTAACCTGGCGATTGGTATTTCATTAGCCTTTATCTTTGTGTTTTCTTTTGAAGCCTTAAAAGTGGTTTCTGAAAATAAAAGTTTATCTCCGGCTGTTGCCATGTGGCTGCCTAATATGGTGTTTTTGCCGCTTACCCTTTATCTTTATATCAAAAGAGCCAATCAGTAA
- a CDS encoding polyprenol monophosphomannose synthase: protein MKKLVIIPTYNEKENIEHIISAVFALEDDFHILVVDDTSPDGTAEVVKELQKQHPHYLHLSVRHVKDGLGKAYIHGFKWAIENKYDYIFEMDADFSHNPNDLPKLFEACRNADMAIGSRYSKGVNVVNWPMGRVLLSYFASKYVRFVLGLPIHDTTAGFVCFSRKVLEEIGLDNVKLKGYGFQIEMKFRAFKKGFSIVEVPIIFTNRILGESKMNGGIIHEAVFGVLNLKWKSIINRL, encoded by the coding sequence ATGAAAAAACTCGTCATTATCCCAACTTATAACGAAAAGGAAAATATTGAACATATTATTTCCGCAGTTTTTGCATTGGAGGACGACTTTCATATTCTGGTGGTGGATGACACTTCGCCGGACGGCACTGCAGAGGTGGTAAAGGAATTGCAGAAGCAGCATCCACATTATCTGCACCTCTCTGTAAGACACGTGAAAGACGGATTGGGGAAGGCTTATATCCACGGATTTAAATGGGCTATCGAAAATAAATACGATTATATTTTTGAGATGGATGCCGATTTTTCACATAATCCTAATGATCTTCCTAAACTGTTTGAAGCATGCAGAAATGCAGATATGGCCATCGGTTCCCGTTACTCAAAAGGAGTAAATGTGGTCAACTGGCCTATGGGAAGAGTATTGCTTTCTTACTTTGCATCCAAATATGTGAGATTTGTATTAGGGCTTCCTATTCATGATACCACAGCGGGATTTGTCTGTTTTTCAAGAAAAGTACTGGAGGAAATAGGACTTGATAATGTAAAGCTGAAAGGCTATGGGTTCCAGATAGAAATGAAATTCCGGGCATTTAAAAAAGGATTCAGTATTGTAGAAGTTCCTATTATATTTACCAACAGGATTTTAGGAGAAAGCAAGATGAATGGCGGAATTATCCATGAAGCCGTTTTTGGAGTACTGAATTTAAAATGGAAATCAATCATTAACAGGTTATGA
- a CDS encoding DUF4271 domain-containing protein: protein MPSSQHFVNHVRIPENNDWVIFILVGCIFLYVFMMNVIERDASLKDFLLQKYFDASNNLPSWMITSCVTTLTLSVLISQYIPVVPKFIADLQLFGYQLNKFGYTLLAVLFFYIIKSTLGFLFYQSIGDGKKWTIFYFTSTKFYFILSFLLIILCVAHYYFPIDRNKMFLYYICFFSFVFIFKVFFYLFHKNKILPEKWYYKFLYICTLQIAPLLLLWKLLFF from the coding sequence TTGCCATCATCACAACACTTCGTCAATCATGTAAGGATACCTGAGAATAATGATTGGGTAATCTTTATCCTCGTGGGCTGTATATTTTTGTATGTTTTTATGATGAACGTCATAGAAAGGGATGCCAGTCTCAAGGATTTTCTGCTTCAAAAGTATTTTGATGCGAGCAACAACCTTCCCAGCTGGATGATCACTTCGTGTGTAACCACTCTCACGCTGTCGGTTTTAATTTCCCAGTATATTCCTGTTGTCCCTAAATTTATTGCCGATCTTCAGCTTTTTGGGTATCAGCTTAACAAGTTTGGATATACTTTGCTGGCAGTACTGTTTTTTTATATAATAAAATCTACATTGGGCTTTTTATTTTATCAAAGCATAGGGGACGGAAAAAAATGGACAATATTCTATTTCACCTCCACAAAATTTTATTTCATTCTTTCTTTTTTGTTAATAATTCTTTGTGTAGCCCACTATTACTTCCCTATCGACAGAAATAAAATGTTCTTGTATTATATCTGCTTCTTTTCTTTTGTCTTCATTTTCAAAGTTTTTTTCTATTTATTTCACAAGAACAAGATTCTTCCCGAGAAATGGTATTATAAATTTTTGTATATTTGCACCCTCCAAATCGCACCATTATTATTGCTTTGGAAGTTGTTATTTTTTTAA